The following proteins are co-located in the Neodiprion virginianus isolate iyNeoVirg1 chromosome 6, iyNeoVirg1.1, whole genome shotgun sequence genome:
- the LOC124307136 gene encoding probable 39S ribosomal protein L49, mitochondrial isoform X2: MDKQKIQERYSSFKSSPQVGDPSQYTDFEISKDPLEWLYVERLLTPKTVPPAPTSTAKQYPSGWAPQSEDALKLPYFVSRTRNYLQPVYLQRSFRGMRRITILRKIEGDIWLLEAELKKHLEETTGKSIGTQIHEVAGILKFKGDQVIRIKEWLTTKGL, translated from the exons atgGATAAACAAAAG ATTCAAGAAAGGTATAGCTCTTTCAAAAGCTCTCCACAGGTAGGGGATCCGTCTCAGTAcacagattttgaaatttcaaaagatcCGCTGGAATGGCTATATGTGGAACGACTCCTGACGCCAAAAACTGTACCGCCTGCTCCGACATCTACAGCCAAGCAGTATCCATCAGGCTGGGCGCCTCAATCTG AGGATGCTCTGAAGCTACCATATTTCGTTAGCAGAACCAGGAACTATTTACAACCAGTTTACCTTCAACGATCGTTTCGAGGTATGCGCAGAATAACAATCCTTCGTAAAATTGAAGGAGATATATGGCTCCTCGAAGCTGAGCTGAAAAAACACTTGGAAGAAACCACTGGAAAATCAATTGGTACCCAAATTCACGAAGTTGCAGGcatattaaaatttaaagGGGACCAAGTCATCCGCATTAAAGAATGGTTGACTACAAAAGGCCTTTAA
- the LOC124307136 gene encoding probable 39S ribosomal protein L49, mitochondrial isoform X1 produces the protein MAALRIFARPCFSHIFSKTLASNLTKNTLYNNCKIQERYSSFKSSPQVGDPSQYTDFEISKDPLEWLYVERLLTPKTVPPAPTSTAKQYPSGWAPQSEDALKLPYFVSRTRNYLQPVYLQRSFRGMRRITILRKIEGDIWLLEAELKKHLEETTGKSIGTQIHEVAGILKFKGDQVIRIKEWLTTKGL, from the exons ATGGCTGCCCTTAGAATTTTCGCAAGACCCTgcttttcacatattttttcaaagaccTTGGCTAGCAATCTAACGAAAAATACACTTTACAACAACTGCAAG ATTCAAGAAAGGTATAGCTCTTTCAAAAGCTCTCCACAGGTAGGGGATCCGTCTCAGTAcacagattttgaaatttcaaaagatcCGCTGGAATGGCTATATGTGGAACGACTCCTGACGCCAAAAACTGTACCGCCTGCTCCGACATCTACAGCCAAGCAGTATCCATCAGGCTGGGCGCCTCAATCTG AGGATGCTCTGAAGCTACCATATTTCGTTAGCAGAACCAGGAACTATTTACAACCAGTTTACCTTCAACGATCGTTTCGAGGTATGCGCAGAATAACAATCCTTCGTAAAATTGAAGGAGATATATGGCTCCTCGAAGCTGAGCTGAAAAAACACTTGGAAGAAACCACTGGAAAATCAATTGGTACCCAAATTCACGAAGTTGCAGGcatattaaaatttaaagGGGACCAAGTCATCCGCATTAAAGAATGGTTGACTACAAAAGGCCTTTAA
- the LOC124307133 gene encoding elongation factor 1-gamma: MASGTLYTYPENFRAYKALIAAQYSGAKVKIAEDFIFGETNKSDAFLKKFPLGKVPAFETADGKYITESNAIAYYVANEQLRGKTDIERAEIVQWFGFADSEILPASCAWVFPLLGLMQYNKQTIEHAKDDVKKALTALNSHLLTRTYLVGERLTLADISVATTLLHLYQYILEPSLRKPYQNVNRWFQTVIYQPESINVIGAFKLADKTLEYDPKKFADVQEKSSAKKEKKEKRKEQKKEPKEPREADVDLADEIAAAEPKSKDPFDTMPKGTFDMDSFKRCYSNEEETVSIPFFWKEFDPEHYSIWFGEYKYPEELTKVFMSCNLIGGMYQRLDKMRKAAFASVCLFGEDNNSTISGIWVWRGQDLAFTLSPDWQIDYESYKWEKLDPNKDETKALVKQYFSWTGTDKQGRKFNQGKIFK; the protein is encoded by the exons ATGGCGTCCGGA accCTGTACACGTACCCAGAGAACTTCAGGGCCTACAAGGCGCTGATCGCAGCCCAATATTCCGGTGCTAAGGTTAAAATTGCCGAAGATTTCATTTTCGGCGAAACCAATAAGAGCGATGCCttcctgaaaaaatttcctcttGGAAAG GTTCCAGCTTTCGAGACTGCTGATGGCAAATATATCACCGAAAGCAATGCAATTGCTTACTATG TTGCCAATGAGCAGCTGAGAGGCAAAACTGACATTGAGAGAGCAGAAATTGTGCAATGGTTTGGATTTGCCGATTCGGAGATCCTTCCTGCCAGCTGTGCTTGGGTTTTCCCATTATTAGGCCTCATGCAATACAACAAACAG ACTATAGAACATGCTAAGGACGATGTTAAGAAAGCTTTGACAGCTTTGAATTCACATCTATTAACAAGGACGTACTTGGTTGGGGAACGACTTACTTTGGCAGATATTAGTGTTGCTACAACTCTACTGCATTTATATCAGTATATTTTGGAACCGAGTTTACGCAAGCCGTATCAAAATGTGAACAGATGGTTCCAAACTGTTATATATCAGCCAGAGTCCATCAATGTAATCGGTGCTTTTAAACTGGCTGACAAAACTCTTGAATATGATCCCAAGAAGTTTGCTGACGTTCAAGAAAAA tcatctgcaaagaaagaaaagaaggaaaaacgaAAGGAACAGAAAAAGGAACCTAAAGAACCTCGCGAGGCAGATGTAGATTTAGCTGATGAAATAGCAGCTGCTGAACCCAAATCTAAGGATCCATTTGATACAATGCCTAAAGGTACTTTTGATATGGATAGTTTCAAGCGTTGTTACTCCAATGAAGAGGAGACTGTCTCCATTCCTTTCTTCTGGAAAGAATTTGATCCTGAACATTACAGCATCTGGTTTGGAGAATACAAATACCCTGAAGAGTTGACAAAG GTGTTCATGTCTTGCAATCTCATTGGTGGCATGTATCAACGACTTGACAAAATGCGGAAAGCTGCTTTTGCCAGTGTTTGTCTTTTTGGAGAAGACAACAACAGCACAATCAGTGGAATTTGGGTATGGCGTGGACAGGATTTGGCATTTACG CTAAGCCCAGATTGGCAGATAGATTACGAATCGTATAAATGGGAAAAACTGGACCCAAACAAGGATGAAACTAAAGCGCTGGTGAAGCAGTACTTCAGTTGGACTGGTACTGACAAACAGGGGCGCAAGTTTAACCAGGGAAAAATCTTCAAATAA
- the LOC124307134 gene encoding actin-related protein 10 — protein MSLYEGIRLISDKQTVVLDIGSAYTKYGYAGESVPRGIIKTEVKCPESGKIRKVFSYEDSQDLYQLLVEFIHLLFFRHVVVSPKDIKVVIVESVLTPTEFRDTLAKVFFRHFEIGSLMLAPSHLVAVSTLGVSTALVLDVGYKEATLIPIYEGVPVLKAWQALPLAGHAVHECIKKELKTILPNDGSDVEKTIEDIKVRTCFVTTIERSLKLQTDEPPIAPPSVKYPGVKTITVPGSVREKAFELLWERDNDNLSVPTMILDAIVKCPVDMRHPLAENILLIGGTTMAKGFLPRLKSELLTLLKSNLYSEKLKISTVKFHKAPSKANYTAWLGGAIFGIADLPLRCLTKENYLMSNRVPDWASLIDNQKSDSLINSM, from the exons ATGTCGTTATACGAGGGCATCAGGTTAATTTCGGACAAGCAAACCGTTGTTCTTGACATTGGAAGCGCATATACTAA ATATGGATATGCTGGAGAGTCGGTACCTCGCGGCATAATAAAAACTGAAGTGAAATGTCCAGAATCTGGGAAAATAAGGAAGGTATTCTCTTACGAGGATTCACAGGACTTGTATCAGCTTCTAGTCGAATTCATTCACTTACTCTTCTTCag GCACGTTGTTGTCAGTCCCAAAGATATAAAAGTAGTTATTGTTGAGTCTGTATTGACTCCGACAGAATTTCGAGATACTTTGGCTAAAGTATTTTTCCGACACTTTGAAATTGGTTCCTTGATGCTTGCACCTTCCCACTTGGTTGCTGTTAGTACTTTGGGAGTTTCTACAGCATTGGTATTAGACGTTGGATATAAAGAAGCAACGTTGATTCCGATTTACGAAGGTGTACCAGTTCTCAAGGCATGGCAGGCCTTGCCACTGGCAGGACACGCGGTCCATga GTGCATaaagaaagaattgaaaaccaTCCTGCCTAACGACGGCAGTGACGTTGAGAAAACAATTGAAGATATCAAAGTTAGAACCTGCTTTGTTACCACAATAGAGCGGTCTCTCAAATTGCAAACTGATGAACCACCAATTGCACCTCCATCAGTCAAATATCCTGGAGTCAAAACCATAACTGTACCCGGATCAGTACGTGAAAAAGCTTTTGAATTATTGTGGGAGCGAGACAATGACAATTTGAGTGTACCAACCATGATACTAGATGCTATAGTGAAG TGCCCTGTAGACATGAGACATCCGCTTGCTGAAAATATTCTGCTGATTGGAGGAACGACAATGGCAAAAGGATTTTTGCCACGTTTGAAATCTGAACTTTTGACATTACTGAAGAGTAACTTATATTctgagaaattaaaaataagtaCAGTCAAGTTTCATAAGGCACCAAGCAAAGCTAATTACACAGCATGGCTTGGTGGTGCTATATTTGGTATTGCAGACTTGCCACTACGTTGTTTGACGAAAGAAAATTACCTCATGTCAAACAGAGTCCCAGATTGGGCAAGCTTAATTGATAATCAGAAATCAGACTCATTGATAAATAGTATGTAA
- the LOC124307129 gene encoding nuclear RNA export factor 1-like gives MPRKNSKGRGWNNHQPQQRRDNSERRQYYGHDDRTLYSDRDSAPRVSFKTSRIGKGGRGERHNRDRQRDLEAGLRRHLDDDAEMSNEVRQNGGRSGVAWRGNARGMGRPRTRRNSPVPPRGVDDHRYRNLQAAPANCYKVHISNTSTFNKEYLLDVLTSYLTPDTFIPIMYKFEGNDVTFYVDEFTIANKLLKADRQILANNGSKLTIKVRPYFPPAKVDQQFKDRIKIAVVKRYVAASALDLSQFHRDKDLYQDMFCALFQPKILMAVIDVISEHTPNLEALNLDGNKLQNIDRLGTQLHTKLPNLSILHLSNNRIRDLKAIDGLKQLKLKELRLLGNPLCDKYKQWPEEFISDIRKRFPKLLKLDDMNLPPPIGFEIAADEDASKLPVSQRVFSITNETRQVADAFLHQYFLIFDSNNRQPLLNAYDEQASFSLTIACKHDNLNSFKEYLPHNRNLFRVNDQERRLKLLKQGRLTIVSFLSEIPKTKHCFNSFSMDISLCSEVAMIVMITGVFQEVETDKKPLRYFSRSLLIVPQGSGFCIRNEQLHINEPTDEQKKQALTEISADNSNAKITESSEPVVAQQDLHLQMAMALSQQSGMNLEWSRECLTKVQWNFDMALAAFKKFHELGQVPPQAFQK, from the exons ATGCCCAGAAAAAATAGCAAAGGTCGTGGCTGGAATAACCATCAACCACAGCAAAGACGAGATAACTCCGAAAGAAGACAATACTACG GTCACGATGACAGAACGTTATACTCTGATCGTGACTCCGCGCCAAGGGTATCGTTTAAAACGTCAAGGATTGGCAAAGGAGGTCGAGGCGAAAGGCACAATAGGGACAGACAAAGAGACTTAGAAGCTGGACTGAGACGACACTTGGACGATGATGCCGAGATGTCTAACGAAGTCAGGCAAAACGGCGGCCGGTCTGGCGTGGCGTGGAGGGGCAATGCAAGGGGCATGGG TCGGCCTAGAACAAGAAGGAATAGTCCCGTGCCTCCCAGAGGAGTCGATGATCACAGATATAGGAATTTACAAGCAGCTCCAGCCAATTGTTACAAAGTTCATATCTCAAATACCTCTACATTCAACAAAGAATATTTGCTTGACGTTCTAACTTCTTATTTAACACCTGACACATTTATTCCAATTATG TACAAATTTGAAGGTAATGATGTCACCTTCTACGTAGACGAATTTACAATTGCAAATAAACTGCTGAAAGCCGACCGTCAAATCCTAGCCAATAATGGATCCAAATTGACTATCAAAGTGAGGCCTTATTTTCCACCAGCCAAAGTTGACCAGCAATTCAAAGATAGAATTAAAATTGCTGTTGTAAAACGATATGTTGCAGCAAGTGCCCTTGATTTATCACAGTTTCACAGAGACAAAG ATCTGTATCAGGATATGTTTTGCGCACTGTTTCAACCCAAAATATTGATGGCAGTGATAGATGTAATAAGTGAGCACACTCCAAACTTGGAAGCACTAAACTTGGACGGcaataaattgcaaaatattgaCAGACTTGGTACTCAACTGCACACAAAATTACCGAATCTGTCGATATTACACCTTAGCAATAATCGA ATTCGAGATTTGAAAGCAATCGATGGACTGAAGCAATTAAAGCTGAAAGAACTTCGATTGTTAGGTAATCCCTTATGTGACAAATACAAACAGTGGCCAGAGGAATTTATCAG CGATATTCGGAAACGATTTCCAAAACTCCTAAAATTG gATGACATGAACCTTCCACCTCCAATTGGATTTGAGATAGCAGCAGATGAAGATGCATCAAAACTGCCAGTATCTCAACGAGTATTTTCAATAACTAATGAAACTCGTCAAGTGGCTGATGCATTCCTTCATCAATATTTCCTCATTTTCGATAGCAATAACCGTCAACCGCTGCTCAATGCATATGATGAACAAGCATCATTTAGTTTAACTATTGCGTGTAAACACGACAATTTAAACAG TTTCAAAGAGTACCTGCCACACAACAGAAATTTATTCAGAGTGAACGATCAGGAAAGAAGACTAAAATTATTGAAGCAAGGCAGATTAACtattgtttcgtttttatcgGAGATCCCAAAAACAAAGCATTGTTTCAACAGCTTTTCCATGGACATTAGTCTTTGCTCg GAAGTGGCGATGATAGTCATGATAACTGGGGTTTTCCAAGAAGTGGAAACTGATAAAAAACCACTACGTTATTTCAGCCGAAGCTTGCTCATAGTTCCCCAGGGATCGGGGTTTTGTATTCGCAATGAACAATTGCATATAAACGAGCCGACAGATGAACAAAAAAAGCAGGCTCTAACAGAGATTTCTGCTGACAATAGTAATGCAAAAATAACAGAATCCAGTGAACCAGTAGTAGCTCAACAAGATCTGCATCTGCAAATGGCTATGGCTCTTAGCCAACAGTCTGGTATGAACCTGGAATGGAGTAGGGAGTGCCTAACCAAAGTGCAATGGAACTTTGACATGGCTCTCGCAGCGTTTAAGAAGTTTCATGAATTGGGACAAGTTCCTCCGCAAGCatttcagaaataa